From a single Macrobrachium rosenbergii isolate ZJJX-2024 chromosome 9, ASM4041242v1, whole genome shotgun sequence genomic region:
- the LOC136841582 gene encoding cell death-inducing p53-target protein 1-like, with protein sequence MADAPPPYEKEGIPPSAPSPQPGSDPPPGSNPPPGSYPPPGSYPPPGSYPPPGSYPPPGSYPPPGSYPPPGSYPPPGSYPPPGSYPPPGAPMPGQQTSQQSQLVINNQNTSTAVAGLGMTPLLPGQCTVCRKGKIEDSASCCTWVCCCLLFPLGIIPGIIAFCCCFRHPKCTHCGYTV encoded by the exons GAAGGAATTCCTCCATCTGCACCCTCCCCACAACCAGGGTCTGATCCCCCACCCGGATCTAATCCTCCACCAGGGTCTTATCCTCCACCTGGGTCTTATCCTCCACCTGGGTCTTATCCACCACCTGGGTCTTATCCTCCACCTGGGTCTTATCCACCACCTGGGTCTTATCCCCCACCTGGGTCTTATCCACCACCTGGGTCTTATCCACCACCTGGGTCTTATCCTCCTCCAGGAGCACCCATGCCAGGGCAACAGACAAGTCAGCAGAGCCAGTTGGTTATTAACAACCAGAATACGTCTACAGCAGTGGCTGGTCTCGGAATGACACCGCTTCTCCCCGGACAATGCACTGTATGCCGG AAAGGAAAGATCGAGGACTCGGCATCCTGCTGCACTTGGGTCTGCTGCTGTTTGCTGTTCCCTCTAGGCATCATTCCTGGAATAATCGCTTTCTGCTGCTGCTTCCGACACCCAAAATGCACCCACTGTGGGTATACCGTTTAG